A single window of Rhodohalobacter sp. 614A DNA harbors:
- a CDS encoding CusA/CzcA family heavy metal efflux RND transporter, which translates to MINKIIAFSIKNKFIIGLFILSLIGVGLYSMMTINLGSVPDITNNQVQVITVSENLSTEDIEQFVTYPVELAMGNLPGVTEIRSVSRFGLSVVTIVFEDDMGTYLPRQLVQEKLSELGETIPENFGSPSMGPISSGLGQIYEYSIQVDPAYEDQYTPDELRTIQDWIIKRQMVLLEGVIEVNSFGGGIKQYEVAISPDKLNAMGVSISEVYEAMSRNNVNTGGAYIEKNKMANFIRGEGLIRSLEDIENIVVKNENGLPILIRDVAEEVTFGTQIRYGAFTQDGEEAVGGIIMMLKGSNPNATIQNVQDRIAEIQKSLPEGLKIEPFLDRSALIERTTSTVTTNLVEGALIVVFVLVILLGSLRGGLITASLIPLSLLFAFIMMKATGVWANLMSLGAIDFGIIVDGAVIIVEGTVHEIEKRVKSGKRAFSKTQMNEIAYKASSTMMNAAFFGQLIILIVFAPILFLEGVEGKMFRPMAFTFGFAVLGAIILCLTYVPMVSALFMKPSQNRKGWFARFERGLDRVSNKLISFIQKGYDPVIQWSLKRKPVVIVAAILLFGGAMFTFSRMGGEFIPQLDEGDIAMQALFRPGSGLSEAIDQSKKIETTLLEEFPEIETVTARIGVADIPTDPMPMDIADMYIILDKNKENWISAESKEELIEKIKSKLDQTMIGVNFVFTQPVELRFNELLEGVREDIAVKLYGDDIDVLAEKVQEMAQIIQTIPGVGDVSPERTAGLPQMTVRYDRQKVAQYGLDITKLNQYVSSAFAGGVAGVVFEGERRFDLVIRFDEAHRTGIEDIRNLYVDLENGAQVPVKEVADISYQPGPMQISRDNTFRRSYVGVNTRGRDVESVVLDIQEKLEAELNLPPGYYITYGGEFENLQRAKNRLAIVVPIALFLIFVLLYFALKSFSQSVMIYLAIPLASIGGVFFLALRGMDFSISAGVGFIVLFGVAVLNGLVLVSRFNSLKIEGVMDLQERILTGTKERLRPILLTATAAIMGFLPMAFSTTAGAEVQRPLATVVIGGLISATLLTLVVLPILYAYIEKRKMRKHKPGSTSMASVVLLIIGGSLLLSPDSVQAQEQVLNDTLPQIALDQAVQKAIANYPSLEAARLGIDNRKALQKTAWDFGDTNLFTGGEEFGNGSDGVTTKFGIQQQFDLFGVLPRLNHRNEQTELARLNYELSELELRLRVKQDWSTVFIAKQQYEIYNRLNQQFRDIARAAEIKFETEEISRLGYLNIMNQANQITIQTEQAFRDYGAAVRAFNKWFEGDSLYTVQSVSAEQLVQPLQVDSTFDHPLIALYQQKIDVAEASIKEQRSQFLPSFQASYGWQEIAGQGGFNSYEIGIRLPVFFWSKAGKTQSARIERNIARQNLDQAQREFNSTYNSIRENYQKWLRSWEYYRQEALPLAKEQQQGAITSYEEGAIDYVAFFQSIRDAIRIEIDSWNAFGNYLNSHFQLEYYLNKTQ; encoded by the coding sequence ATGATCAACAAAATTATTGCCTTTTCGATTAAGAACAAGTTTATCATCGGCTTGTTTATCCTGTCTCTAATAGGAGTAGGATTATATTCTATGATGACCATTAATCTAGGTTCGGTTCCTGATATTACAAATAATCAGGTACAGGTGATTACGGTATCGGAAAATCTATCTACCGAAGACATTGAACAATTTGTAACCTATCCCGTGGAGCTTGCCATGGGTAACCTGCCGGGAGTAACTGAAATCCGTTCGGTATCCCGATTCGGGTTATCCGTGGTTACCATCGTTTTCGAAGATGATATGGGTACCTATTTACCCCGGCAACTGGTACAGGAAAAACTCAGTGAACTGGGCGAAACGATCCCCGAGAATTTTGGAAGTCCATCCATGGGGCCCATTTCAAGTGGATTAGGCCAAATTTACGAGTACTCCATTCAGGTGGACCCTGCATATGAAGATCAATATACGCCTGATGAATTGCGCACAATACAAGATTGGATTATTAAGCGCCAAATGGTGCTCCTGGAAGGGGTTATAGAGGTCAACTCCTTCGGTGGAGGCATCAAACAATATGAAGTAGCCATAAGTCCTGATAAACTAAATGCAATGGGAGTTAGTATTTCAGAAGTATATGAGGCAATGTCCAGGAATAATGTAAATACCGGCGGGGCCTATATCGAGAAAAACAAGATGGCTAATTTTATTCGTGGCGAAGGATTGATACGCAGCCTTGAAGATATAGAAAACATTGTAGTCAAGAACGAAAACGGACTACCCATCCTAATCAGAGATGTAGCAGAAGAGGTTACCTTTGGAACTCAAATTCGTTATGGAGCTTTTACTCAGGATGGTGAGGAAGCAGTAGGTGGCATTATTATGATGCTGAAAGGCTCAAACCCGAATGCAACCATTCAAAACGTTCAGGATAGAATTGCTGAAATTCAAAAGTCACTGCCTGAAGGTTTAAAGATTGAGCCTTTCCTTGATCGAAGTGCTCTTATTGAACGAACCACCAGTACAGTTACCACAAACCTGGTGGAAGGTGCATTGATTGTAGTTTTCGTTTTGGTAATACTCTTAGGAAGTTTACGCGGAGGGTTAATAACCGCCTCACTTATTCCGCTTTCCCTTCTTTTTGCTTTTATAATGATGAAGGCCACCGGGGTGTGGGCCAATCTAATGAGCCTTGGAGCCATCGACTTCGGTATTATTGTTGATGGAGCCGTAATTATAGTGGAAGGCACGGTTCATGAAATTGAAAAAAGGGTGAAATCCGGAAAACGTGCTTTTAGTAAAACACAGATGAATGAAATTGCCTACAAGGCAAGCAGCACCATGATGAATGCTGCCTTCTTTGGACAGTTGATCATCCTTATTGTATTTGCCCCTATCCTGTTTCTGGAAGGAGTAGAAGGTAAGATGTTCCGTCCTATGGCATTCACCTTTGGGTTTGCTGTATTAGGTGCTATTATTTTATGTCTTACCTATGTACCAATGGTCTCGGCACTGTTTATGAAACCCTCACAAAATAGAAAGGGATGGTTTGCCCGGTTCGAGCGAGGCCTCGATCGGGTCAGCAACAAACTTATATCCTTTATTCAGAAGGGCTACGATCCGGTTATCCAATGGTCGTTAAAGCGAAAACCTGTTGTGATTGTAGCTGCCATACTGCTTTTTGGCGGTGCGATGTTCACCTTTTCGAGAATGGGAGGTGAATTTATTCCACAACTGGATGAGGGAGATATTGCCATGCAAGCCCTATTCCGTCCGGGCAGTGGATTATCAGAGGCGATCGATCAATCCAAGAAAATTGAGACGACACTGCTGGAAGAATTTCCAGAGATAGAAACAGTAACAGCTCGAATTGGGGTAGCTGATATTCCCACTGATCCTATGCCCATGGACATTGCCGACATGTACATCATTCTGGACAAGAATAAAGAAAACTGGATCTCTGCCGAATCTAAAGAGGAGCTGATAGAAAAAATAAAGAGTAAACTCGATCAGACCATGATAGGTGTGAATTTCGTTTTTACCCAGCCGGTAGAGCTTAGGTTTAACGAACTTTTGGAAGGTGTACGAGAAGATATCGCCGTAAAGCTATACGGAGACGACATAGATGTATTGGCGGAGAAAGTTCAGGAAATGGCTCAAATTATTCAAACTATTCCAGGGGTGGGTGATGTGAGTCCCGAACGTACGGCTGGACTACCTCAAATGACCGTTAGGTATGACCGGCAAAAAGTGGCTCAATATGGACTGGATATCACGAAGCTCAATCAATACGTAAGTTCAGCTTTTGCCGGAGGAGTTGCTGGAGTTGTATTCGAAGGCGAAAGACGATTTGATCTTGTGATCCGCTTTGATGAAGCTCATCGTACTGGCATTGAGGATATTCGCAATCTGTATGTAGATCTGGAAAACGGTGCACAGGTGCCGGTTAAAGAAGTGGCGGATATCAGTTATCAGCCGGGGCCTATGCAGATCTCGCGAGATAACACCTTTCGCAGGAGCTATGTTGGTGTGAATACACGCGGGCGGGATGTGGAATCGGTGGTTTTGGATATTCAAGAAAAACTGGAGGCCGAATTGAATCTGCCGCCGGGTTATTACATTACTTATGGGGGTGAATTTGAGAATCTGCAACGGGCCAAGAACCGATTGGCTATTGTAGTGCCTATAGCCCTGTTTCTTATCTTTGTGCTACTGTACTTCGCACTAAAATCGTTCTCACAGTCGGTAATGATCTATCTGGCTATTCCCCTGGCTTCTATTGGAGGTGTCTTCTTCCTGGCTTTACGTGGAATGGACTTCAGTATTTCTGCCGGAGTTGGTTTCATTGTATTGTTCGGAGTGGCTGTGCTAAACGGCCTTGTGCTCGTCAGCCGGTTTAATTCATTAAAAATCGAAGGTGTTATGGATTTACAAGAACGAATTTTGACAGGTACCAAAGAGCGACTTCGCCCCATTTTATTGACCGCTACGGCGGCTATTATGGGTTTTCTTCCGATGGCGTTTTCAACAACAGCCGGTGCTGAAGTACAGCGGCCGCTGGCCACTGTTGTAATCGGCGGGTTGATTAGCGCCACGCTGCTTACGTTGGTCGTGCTGCCCATCCTTTATGCGTACATAGAAAAGCGTAAAATGAGAAAACACAAGCCGGGTAGTACTTCTATGGCCTCCGTTGTGTTGCTGATTATTGGTGGAAGCCTGCTGCTTTCTCCCGATTCTGTACAGGCTCAGGAACAGGTGCTGAATGATACCCTCCCGCAAATTGCGCTGGATCAGGCCGTTCAAAAAGCGATAGCAAATTATCCTTCTCTTGAGGCAGCCAGGCTTGGAATTGACAACAGGAAGGCTCTTCAAAAAACAGCCTGGGACTTTGGCGATACGAACCTCTTTACCGGAGGTGAAGAGTTCGGCAACGGTTCGGACGGTGTTACTACAAAATTTGGCATTCAGCAGCAGTTTGATCTGTTCGGTGTTTTACCAAGGCTAAATCATCGGAATGAACAAACAGAACTTGCCAGGCTGAACTATGAATTGTCTGAGTTAGAGCTCAGGCTCCGGGTAAAGCAGGACTGGTCAACGGTTTTCATCGCTAAACAACAATATGAGATCTATAATCGCCTGAACCAGCAATTCAGGGATATTGCTAGGGCTGCGGAAATAAAATTTGAAACGGAGGAAATTTCCCGGCTGGGATATCTTAATATCATGAATCAGGCCAACCAAATTACCATACAAACAGAACAAGCCTTCCGCGATTATGGGGCTGCTGTTCGAGCTTTTAACAAATGGTTTGAGGGGGACTCGTTATACACGGTTCAAAGTGTTTCAGCCGAACAGCTTGTTCAACCTTTACAGGTAGATTCTACATTCGACCATCCGCTGATTGCTTTATATCAACAAAAAATTGACGTGGCGGAAGCATCGATTAAAGAACAAAGAAGTCAGTTTTTACCAAGTTTTCAAGCCAGTTATGGCTGGCAGGAAATAGCTGGGCAAGGTGGCTTTAATTCCTATGAGATCGGGATCAGACTTCCGGTATTCTTCTGGTCTAAGGCCGGGAAAACTCAATCCGCCCGGATTGAACGAAATATTGCCCGTCAAAACCTAGACCAGGCTCAGAGAGAATTCAACAGTACCTATAACAGTATCCGGGAAAATTATCAGAAATGGTTGCGCTCGTGGGAATATTATCGACAGGAAGCACTCCCTCTTGCCAAAGAACAACAGCAAGGTGCCATCACCTCTTATGAAGAAGGAGCCATAGACTATGTGGCTTTCTTTCAAAGCATCAGAGATGCCATTCGCATTGAAATCGACTCATGGAATGCATTTGGCAATTATCTGAATAGCCATTTCCAATTAGAATACTACCTCAACAAAACTCAATAA
- a CDS encoding efflux RND transporter periplasmic adaptor subunit has translation MNKSNLYIILLAVLASVFTACGEINSDEKEQEATELAGVAEAEENMVHLSELKFNSLGMKLDTLSLRFLSESVEANGQLEVPPQHEASVTAVLGGNIGSIEVIEGDQVSKNQTIAFLSHPNLTKVQTEYVRLYQRMLYLDHEFKRQARLYDEKVGSGQTYQQTKAEYESVKAEVKGYEAQLNQLNLDVEQIQDGDIYSSVPVVSPIDGYIEKVQIQIGQYVDPQTIMFEIVDNEHVHADLMVFEKDVHKVKRGQSISFTVQSVPDQILTATIYSVGKQFEQNPRAVHVHGEIDQKENFLIPGMYINGTIHTSETKAFALPENAIVEDEGKTYLFTAEQQEENGNTEWSFTPVEIMTGIEEDGWVEVKLLEPLPDGARVAWNNAYYLISEMKKSQTSDDD, from the coding sequence ATGAATAAATCTAATTTATATATAATTTTATTGGCTGTCCTTGCATCTGTTTTTACAGCCTGCGGCGAGATCAATAGCGATGAAAAAGAACAAGAAGCAACAGAACTTGCCGGTGTGGCTGAGGCAGAAGAAAACATGGTTCATCTGTCGGAACTGAAGTTCAACAGCCTTGGAATGAAACTGGATACTTTGTCCCTGCGCTTTCTCTCAGAGAGCGTAGAAGCAAATGGTCAGCTGGAAGTTCCCCCGCAGCATGAGGCAAGCGTAACTGCGGTTTTGGGAGGTAATATTGGTTCCATAGAAGTTATTGAGGGAGATCAGGTGTCAAAAAATCAGACTATTGCCTTCCTTTCCCATCCTAATTTAACCAAAGTCCAAACTGAATACGTACGGTTGTATCAGCGCATGTTGTATTTAGATCATGAATTTAAGCGACAAGCAAGGTTATATGATGAAAAGGTAGGCTCCGGCCAAACTTACCAACAAACTAAAGCCGAATACGAATCAGTTAAGGCGGAGGTCAAAGGTTATGAGGCTCAGCTGAATCAGCTTAACCTGGACGTTGAACAAATACAAGACGGCGATATTTATTCGTCGGTGCCGGTAGTAAGCCCTATTGATGGGTACATCGAAAAGGTTCAGATTCAAATCGGTCAGTACGTTGATCCCCAAACAATCATGTTTGAAATTGTGGATAACGAACATGTTCATGCCGATTTGATGGTCTTTGAAAAAGATGTGCACAAAGTTAAAAGGGGCCAATCCATCTCTTTTACTGTACAGTCAGTACCGGATCAAATACTTACAGCTACCATTTACTCTGTAGGCAAACAATTCGAACAAAATCCTAGGGCAGTGCATGTGCACGGCGAAATTGATCAGAAAGAAAACTTCCTGATTCCCGGGATGTATATCAACGGCACGATTCACACTTCAGAGACTAAAGCCTTTGCTTTGCCTGAGAATGCCATTGTTGAGGACGAGGGTAAAACCTACCTATTCACCGCAGAACAACAAGAGGAAAACGGAAATACCGAATGGTCTTTCACTCCGGTAGAAATTATGACCGGCATTGAGGAAGATGGTTGGGTTGAAGTGAAGTTGTTAGAACCATTGCCGGATGGAGCACGAGTAGCTTGGAACAATGCCTATTACCTGATCTCTGAAATGAAGAAAAGCCAGACTTCCGACGATGATTAA
- a CDS encoding P-II family nitrogen regulator, with product MKEIKAFIKPNRVENVVAALQEAGHESVTLSKGEGTGAYKQKDASPSLDFHFTDSPVVKLELVCQCKESDNVVQLICANAKTPERGDGIIYVTDIQKAFRIKTCEPFEG from the coding sequence ATGAAAGAAATAAAAGCCTTTATAAAACCAAACAGAGTAGAAAATGTAGTTGCAGCACTCCAAGAAGCAGGACATGAAAGTGTTACGCTTTCCAAAGGAGAAGGTACCGGAGCATACAAACAGAAAGATGCGTCCCCATCGCTGGATTTTCACTTTACGGACAGTCCAGTCGTAAAATTAGAGCTGGTATGTCAATGCAAAGAATCCGATAACGTTGTTCAACTTATCTGCGCCAATGCCAAAACACCGGAACGCGGTGACGGCATCATTTACGTTACAGATATTCAAAAAGCGTTTAGGATTAAAACCTGTGAGCCTTTTGAGGGGTAA
- a CDS encoding cation diffusion facilitator family transporter — MKKSTFNIPQMDCSAEEQMIRMSLEEFEDIKSLNFDIPNRTLEVYHENRLNEIEKALDSLSLGSKLNSTKEAQMSPFASDEQQQKNILWWVLAINFLFFIIEMTAGWIINSMGLIADSLDMLADSSVYALSLFAVGAAVARKKKVAKISGYLQMGLASLGFLEVLRRFLGVGEMPDFQWMIIIASTALVANVFTLWLINKAKSKEAHMQASTIFTSNDIIVNGGVILAGILVYALDSRWPDLLIGAVVFSFVMRGAVRILKLSK; from the coding sequence ATGAAAAAATCCACATTTAATATTCCACAAATGGACTGCTCAGCCGAAGAGCAAATGATTCGAATGAGCTTGGAAGAGTTTGAAGATATTAAATCTCTAAACTTTGATATCCCGAATCGTACATTAGAAGTGTATCACGAAAATAGGCTTAATGAGATTGAGAAAGCCCTTGACTCCCTGAGTTTGGGTTCTAAATTGAATTCAACAAAAGAGGCTCAAATGTCGCCTTTCGCTTCTGATGAGCAGCAACAAAAGAACATTCTATGGTGGGTTTTAGCGATCAACTTTCTCTTCTTTATCATTGAAATGACAGCCGGATGGATTATCAATTCTATGGGGCTGATTGCAGACTCACTAGATATGCTGGCAGATTCATCCGTATATGCGCTCAGCCTTTTTGCTGTTGGAGCAGCGGTAGCAAGAAAAAAGAAAGTAGCAAAAATTAGCGGCTATCTTCAGATGGGTCTGGCATCACTGGGATTTCTTGAAGTACTGCGGAGGTTTCTTGGAGTGGGTGAAATGCCCGACTTTCAGTGGATGATCATTATTGCTTCAACGGCTCTTGTTGCAAATGTTTTTACCTTATGGCTTATCAATAAAGCGAAAAGCAAAGAAGCACACATGCAGGCGAGTACAATTTTTACCTCCAATGATATTATTGTAAATGGTGGTGTAATTTTGGCCGGAATTCTTGTTTATGCACTGGATAGCAGGTGGCCGGATTTACTCATCGGAGCTGTTGTATTCAGCTTCGTGATGCGAGGTGCAGTAAGAATTCTAAAATTATCAAAATAG
- a CDS encoding thioredoxin domain-containing protein, whose translation MQHPFFTLNANQVNSDEDPRVIAMYMYADWCGACQAIKPIMEEAKPEFEGQPVLFVKMDMTNDFTAHQSKLMAARLGLSEIFEKNEGMTGFVLLLDANTNEVLDKITTDDDKQGIITKITNALE comes from the coding sequence TTGCAACATCCTTTTTTTACTCTCAACGCAAATCAGGTTAACTCAGATGAAGATCCTCGGGTAATAGCTATGTATATGTATGCCGATTGGTGTGGAGCCTGCCAGGCAATAAAGCCAATAATGGAAGAAGCAAAACCTGAGTTTGAAGGACAACCGGTGCTTTTCGTCAAAATGGATATGACCAATGATTTTACGGCACATCAATCAAAGTTAATGGCAGCCAGGTTAGGACTTTCAGAAATTTTTGAGAAAAATGAAGGCATGACCGGATTTGTCCTGTTGCTTGATGCCAACACCAACGAAGTTCTTGATAAAATCACAACAGATGATGATAAGCAAGGTATCATAACAAAGATTACGAATGCCCTGGAGTAA
- a CDS encoding cation transporter dimerization domain-containing protein has product MSLSPDFVSLSANKIESIHDLHIWAMSTTENVLSVHIILKTDTSDQFLREIKAELREQFNIHHSTIQVEVSDLNDSLIDE; this is encoded by the coding sequence TTGTCTTTAAGCCCTGATTTTGTTAGCCTAAGCGCCAACAAAATCGAATCCATCCACGATCTGCACATCTGGGCGATGAGTACGACCGAGAATGTGCTGTCGGTTCATATTATTTTAAAAACCGATACGTCTGATCAATTTTTAAGAGAGATTAAAGCGGAATTGAGAGAGCAGTTTAATATCCACCATTCAACCATTCAGGTAGAGGTGTCGGATTTGAACGACAGTTTGATAGATGAGTGA
- a CDS encoding di-heme oxidoredictase family protein: MMVLLIIVIACEETLPPAPEENELLDGPVEGLSTAEQSQFLAGDVAFNDEVFTVAKGLGPVFVANSCGSCHAGDGKGHPFIRFTRFGQSDSTGNPFATFGDKRNQLQHKAIPGFEPEKLPAGAPFSNFLAPAVTGLGFLDAVPDADLLALADPNDADGDGISGRPHFNFVPDYVELRPNSISRNGKYIHRFGKKALTYDLLQQTADAYNQDMGIVSLFEPIDPFSGLEQDPEVGTQTVNDVVFYLKTLKAPIPRNQDDPDVIAGKQIFAQISCSSCHTPTLTTGFSPIEAISNKVFHPYTDLLLHDMGPELDDGYTEGFATTSEWRTPPLWGLGLSENSQGGSMFLLHDGRAKSIDEAIRLHGGEAENSRSMYIELSEDEKDQLIKFLESL, from the coding sequence ATGATGGTGTTGCTAATAATCGTTATTGCCTGTGAAGAAACACTGCCGCCGGCTCCTGAAGAAAATGAGTTGTTGGATGGTCCTGTAGAGGGATTGAGTACCGCAGAGCAAAGCCAGTTCCTGGCGGGCGATGTAGCTTTTAATGACGAAGTCTTTACTGTTGCAAAAGGACTTGGGCCGGTCTTTGTAGCCAACAGTTGCGGTAGCTGCCATGCGGGTGACGGTAAGGGACATCCATTTATTCGATTTACCAGGTTCGGACAAAGCGACAGTACAGGCAATCCGTTTGCCACTTTCGGGGATAAACGGAACCAGCTTCAGCATAAAGCTATTCCTGGATTTGAGCCTGAAAAATTACCTGCTGGAGCACCATTTTCTAATTTTCTTGCACCGGCGGTTACCGGCCTCGGCTTTCTTGATGCGGTGCCGGATGCTGATCTCTTAGCGCTGGCTGATCCAAACGATGCGGACGGAGATGGAATCAGTGGTAGGCCCCACTTTAACTTTGTACCGGATTATGTGGAATTACGCCCAAACAGTATTTCACGGAATGGTAAATACATCCATCGTTTTGGCAAGAAAGCTTTGACGTATGATCTCCTGCAACAAACTGCAGATGCGTATAACCAAGACATGGGCATCGTCTCTTTGTTTGAACCTATCGATCCATTCAGCGGCTTGGAACAAGATCCGGAAGTTGGTACGCAGACCGTAAATGACGTCGTTTTCTATCTTAAGACCTTAAAAGCACCCATTCCAAGAAATCAGGACGACCCAGACGTTATTGCCGGAAAACAGATTTTCGCCCAAATTTCATGTTCGTCCTGTCATACACCAACCCTGACAACAGGCTTTTCTCCAATAGAAGCTATTTCCAATAAGGTCTTTCATCCGTATACCGACCTGCTTTTGCACGATATGGGGCCTGAACTGGATGACGGATATACCGAAGGTTTTGCCACTACATCAGAATGGAGAACCCCACCTTTGTGGGGATTGGGACTTTCAGAGAATTCCCAGGGAGGGAGTATGTTTTTGTTACATGATGGCAGAGCCAAAAGTATTGATGAGGCGATTCGCCTGCACGGAGGCGAGGCTGAGAATTCCAGAAGTATGTACATAGAGCTTTCTGAAGATGAAAAAGATCAGTTGATCAAATTTCTTGAATCCTTATAA
- a CDS encoding ubiquinol-cytochrome c reductase iron-sulfur subunit produces the protein MLAFPAASVFLSSCASVYYYAGTTREGNKITVPTSEFIHLKKGEEQVRQFVLFKINEGGFPVCLYRLDEGSYLAALLECTHRGCELNVGGGLYTCPCHGSEFSIEGKVLEGPAEEDLKLFKTESDNEFIYVYLS, from the coding sequence TTGCTCGCTTTTCCCGCCGCATCGGTATTCCTGAGTTCGTGCGCATCCGTTTATTACTACGCAGGCACAACCCGAGAAGGAAATAAAATTACAGTCCCAACATCGGAGTTTATTCACCTTAAAAAAGGTGAAGAACAGGTGCGCCAATTTGTGCTATTCAAAATAAACGAAGGCGGATTTCCTGTCTGCCTGTACAGACTGGATGAAGGTAGCTACCTCGCTGCTTTGCTTGAATGCACCCATCGGGGCTGCGAATTGAATGTAGGTGGTGGACTATACACCTGTCCGTGCCACGGAAGTGAGTTTTCAATTGAAGGTAAAGTACTGGAAGGCCCCGCTGAGGAGGATCTTAAACTTTTTAAAACAGAATCTGATAATGAATTTATCTATGTCTATTTGTCTTAA
- a CDS encoding nucleotidyl transferase AbiEii/AbiGii toxin family protein, which translates to MINTKELTGEWILQTAKRFKADPLLTEKVIHALLLLEGLVKQKLPFVFKGGTALMLYFNSEKRLSIDIDIILSDKETDIEQTLQVIADKNVFTRFELDDRSKRSNIEKAHYKLFYTPKRDVKEEEEFILLDILYEDVHYSNVVKLPIQSDFLPQQGEPLLVEVPTVENLLGDKLTAFAPKTTGIPYLKGSDNQSMEIIKQLYDIGTLFDVVEILNSVKETFRKFTVTELAYRNFDEKDMDAVLEDIYQTSLSICTRGMDGDADFRLLQDGINRITGYIFSESYYIDKAINHASKAAYLATLLKHDADSFERFDPSINMKDWVIEQPFNTRVNKLKKSDPEAFFYWYKMYEMSKQ; encoded by the coding sequence ATGATAAACACAAAAGAACTTACAGGTGAATGGATACTGCAAACAGCAAAGAGATTTAAAGCAGATCCATTATTGACGGAAAAAGTCATTCATGCTCTCCTGTTATTGGAAGGCTTGGTGAAACAGAAACTTCCGTTTGTCTTCAAAGGCGGAACGGCATTAATGCTGTATTTCAATTCTGAAAAAAGACTCTCCATTGATATTGACATCATTCTTTCTGACAAAGAAACAGATATTGAACAGACGCTTCAGGTTATTGCGGACAAAAACGTATTTACCCGATTTGAGTTGGATGATAGAAGCAAACGGTCGAACATTGAAAAGGCTCACTATAAGCTGTTTTATACCCCAAAAAGGGACGTTAAGGAGGAAGAGGAATTCATTTTGCTTGACATCCTCTATGAAGACGTTCACTATTCAAACGTGGTGAAGCTGCCTATACAATCTGATTTTCTACCGCAACAGGGAGAACCGCTGCTGGTTGAAGTTCCCACGGTTGAAAATTTGCTGGGTGATAAACTCACTGCATTTGCCCCAAAAACGACAGGTATTCCTTATCTGAAGGGCAGCGACAATCAGAGCATGGAAATCATTAAGCAGCTCTATGATATTGGAACTCTTTTCGATGTAGTAGAAATTTTAAATTCGGTAAAAGAGACATTTCGAAAATTTACGGTTACTGAATTGGCATATCGAAACTTTGACGAAAAAGATATGGATGCGGTGCTGGAGGATATTTACCAGACCTCTCTTTCCATTTGTACAAGGGGTATGGATGGAGATGCAGATTTTAGGCTTTTGCAGGATGGCATTAACCGCATTACAGGATACATTTTCTCTGAAAGTTACTACATAGATAAAGCTATCAACCACGCAAGCAAAGCGGCCTATTTGGCAACATTATTGAAGCACGACGCCGACTCCTTTGAACGGTTCGATCCTTCCATTAACATGAAGGATTGGGTCATTGAGCAACCATTCAATACCCGTGTGAATAAACTGAAGAAATCGGACCCGGAGGCTTTTTTCTATTGGTACAAGATGTATGAAATGTCGAAACAATGA